The DNA segment CCGTTATATACTGCAGTAAAAGAACTTGTAGTAAATGCTGTGAAAGCAAATCAAAAATTTATCTATTTTGAGGGTAAAAAATCATACGAATCAATTTTTTTTGATAGTGAAAAAGCTCTGCAATTATTTAGACTTGAGATGACACGAAGCGATGCCCGATACCTTGACACACTTGCACGAAAAAATAACCTTTACGCGTTGACAACTATTACAGTCATTGATAAAAAGCTATGTATTGATGTAGAAAACCCAACTCCAATGAATGAAACCGAGCGTGATGCAGTTGCAAAAAAATTAAAAATAGCTCAGCAATGTGAAGATATTACTGATTACTTCATTCAGGCTCAGGATGATGACTATAAAGAAGGAGCTGGACTTGGCCTTGTTCTTATCACTATGATGCTCAAAGGCATGGGGCTTACACAATCCAATTTTATTATTGACTCTGATTTTGAAAAAACAATAGCTTCAATCATTGTGCCATTGACTCAGACAACATTGCAAGAATACCAAAAACGCATTACCGAAACTACTCCAAAGATTGCCTGACAACATGCTATCGCTTGCTTTTTCATCATGTCCAAACGATACCTTTATATTCCACGCCCTTGTTCATAAATTAATTGATACACGTGGTCTTGAATTTAATGTGTATATTGATGATGTTGAAACACTCAATCACGCAGCACTCAACCAACAATACGACATTACTAAACTTTCATTTCACGGATTTTTATACGCACAAAAGGATTATGAGCTTTTAGATGCCGGAGCAGCGCTTGGATTTGGATGTGGCCCGCTGGTGGTTATTAAAAAAGGCCTTAAAGATATAATAAACGCAACAGTAGCAACACCAGGTCAGTACACTACCGCACACCTTTTGTTCAGGTTGCGTTTTGGTTCACTGAATGACATTATTCATGTGAGATTTGATGAAATCCTGCCAGGCATTGATAGCGGACGTTTTGATGCAGGAGTTATCATCCACGAAGGCCGTTTTATCTACCATAATTATAATTGCGATGTGCTTATTGATCTTGGCAAATGGTGGGAAGATATAACGGGGCTACCCATTCCACTGGGGTGTATTGCAATCCACAAACGCCATTCTTCCCTTAAACCAGTAATGGAAGAGCTTATCCGCAATTCAATTCAGTATGCCTGGAATAATCCACATGCATCAAGAGAATATATACGCTCACTGGCACAGGAGCTTGACAACACAGTACTGCAGCAGCATATTGATCTTTATGTCAATGATTATAGCATCTCACTGAAAGATACAGGAATGAAAGCATTACAAACTTTAAAGGAAATGGCACAATGTCAAAACCTGCTGTAGTAATGCAATTTGCAACCCAGATTGAAGCACAACCGTATATTGAAATATTACAGCTTGTGCAATGTAAGCAAAAGCCTTTTTTACTTTATGGTGGCGATAGCTCCTTATATTTAATCATTGGCGGCATAGGGGTCACTTCTGCTGCCATTGCCACCACCTACGTATTTACTACGCTGAACGCTGAAATTATACTTAACATTGGAGCTGCAGGTGCACTTACGCCCGACCTTACACCAGGTACTATCATCACCGTAAGTAAAGTATATGATACCACACGTTGCCACTTTACCACACAAAACCCTTTTGCCTATGCTCTGACCCCACTACCACAGTTGACAGCACACACATGTATAAGCGTATCCATTCCATTGCGCACCCCACAAGAACGTGCACAGTACAGCACTATTGCAAGTATTGTTGATATGGAACTGGCGGGTATTGCACTTGCAGCAAAGAAATTTTCAAAAACATGCTACTGTGTAAAGTATATTAGCGATACCAGTGAGCATACCACCCATGAAGATATAG comes from the Spirochaetota bacterium genome and includes:
- a CDS encoding 1,4-dihydroxy-6-naphthoate synthase, whose product is MLSLAFSSCPNDTFIFHALVHKLIDTRGLEFNVYIDDVETLNHAALNQQYDITKLSFHGFLYAQKDYELLDAGAALGFGCGPLVVIKKGLKDIINATVATPGQYTTAHLLFRLRFGSLNDIIHVRFDEILPGIDSGRFDAGVIIHEGRFIYHNYNCDVLIDLGKWWEDITGLPIPLGCIAIHKRHSSLKPVMEELIRNSIQYAWNNPHASREYIRSLAQELDNTVLQQHIDLYVNDYSISLKDTGMKALQTLKEMAQCQNLL